In Aspergillus luchuensis IFO 4308 DNA, chromosome 1, nearly complete sequence, the following are encoded in one genomic region:
- a CDS encoding uncharacterized protein (COG:G;~EggNog:ENOG410PJKR;~InterPro:IPR011701,IPR036259;~PFAM:PF07690;~SMCOG1137:Major facilitator superfamily MFS 1;~TransMembrane:11 (i50-72o92-115i122-141o147-168i180-199o211-231i255-276o318-337i344-367o379-398i410-432o);~antiSMASH:Cluster_1.7;~go_function: GO:0022857 - transmembrane transporter activity [Evidence IEA];~go_process: GO:0055085 - transmembrane transport [Evidence IEA]), whose protein sequence is MESTQTTQETTNTKSSEDYISTDNGDHESNDSVTNPKLSIDIDAAPDGGYGWVIVACVFWLQVHTWGINGSYGVFLSYYMDNNIYPGTSSLAYAFIGGLAIGCAYLMAPVTVFLIRRYGTHATIITGIIIQTAGLILASFTTRVWQLFLTEGVCFGVGMGIIYMTYLGVPPQWFDKKSSVANAIPAAGAGTGGLIYSLGIEAMIENLGLPWTFRTLAIISLVVNLVCAAFLRDRNKATASRHVAFNFPLLKKSEFLLLIGWAIFSTFGFVSINFSLPNFAISIGLTARQSSVVGALHNLGQGIGRPLIGLFSDRLGRLNVATALSLVCAVFCFAIWIPARSMAVCCLFAVMGGMVSGTFFATVAPVFVEVIGLQDLPGALSILWLVLVGPGAAGEAIAQALRRPEQGMEAYRQVQIFAGMVFVAAALCLWVVRGWKVQQQRQRAVTHTAGMCKEVMEVEVRAEEEKSGWNVLELAREMVRYSRV, encoded by the exons ATGGAGTCAACTCAGACAACCCAAGAAACAACAAACACCAAGTCATCCGAGGACTATATTTCTACGGACAATGGTGACCATGAGAGCAATGATTCGGTCACAAATCCCAAGTTGAGCATTGACATCGATGCCGCCCCAGATGGCGGATATGGATGGGTGATCGTTGCGTGCGTGTTCTGGCTACAAGTTCACACCTGGGGTATCAATGGG AGTTATGGCGTCTTTTTGTCCTACTACATGGACAACAACATCTACCCCGGCACGAGTTCACTCGCCTACGCCTTCATCGGCGGTCTCGCCATCGGCTGCGCCTACCTGATGGCACCCGTCACCGTGTTCCTCATCCGCCGATACGGCACCCACGCGACAATTATCACGggaatcatcatccaaacaGCCGGACTGATCCTCGCTTCCTTCACCACCCGCGTATGGCAGCTCTTTCTTACAGAGGGCGTCTGCTTCGGCGTCGGCATGGGCATCATCTACATGACCTACCTTGGCGTTCCACCCCAGTGGTTCGACAAGAAGAGCAGCGTTGCAAACGCCATTCCCGCCGCTGGTGCCGGAACCGGTGGTCTCATTTACTCCCTTGGAATTGAAGCGATGATCGAGAATCTCGGTCTCCCCTGGACATTCCGAACATTAGCCATCATCTCTTTGGTCGTGAACCTCGTGTGCGCGGCCTTCCTCCGCGACCGCAACAAAGCCACCGCCAGCCGTCATGTCGCATTCAACTTTCCTCTGCTAAAGAAATCCGAGTTCTTGCTTCTTATCGGCTGGGCCATCTTCAGCACCTTTGGCTTCgtctccatcaacttcagTCTACCCAACTTTGCCATTTCTATCGGGTTGACCGCGCGCCAGAGCAGCGTTGTCGGCGCGCTACATAACCTGGGACAGGGGATCGGCCGGCCTCTTATCGGCTTATTCAGTGACAGACTGGGTCGGCTGAACGTGGCGACAGCTCTGTCCCTGGTATGTGCGGTGTTCTGCTTCGCTATCTGGATTCCCGCTCGGAGTATGGCCGTGTGCTGTCTGTTCGCAGTAATGGGAGGCATGGTCTCGGGGACATTCTTTGCTACCGTGGCCCCCGTGTTTGTGGAGGTGATCGGGTTGCAGGATCTACCTGGGGCTCTCAGTATCCTGTGGTTGGTGCTGGTAGGACCCGGGGCAGCAGGAGAGGCCATTGCGCAAGCACTGCGACGACCGGAACAGGGGATGGAGGCGTATCGACAGGTGCAGATCTTCGCAGGGATGGTGTTTGTAGCAGCGGCGTTGTGTCTATGGGTGGTGCGCGGGTGgaaggtgcagcagcagcgccagagAGCTGTCACTCATACAGCGGGGATGTGTAAGGaggtgatggaggtggaggtgagagcagaggaggagaagtcGGGGTGGAATGTGTTGGAGTTGGCCAGAGAGATGGTGCGGTACTCTCGTGTATAG
- a CDS encoding uncharacterized protein (COG:T;~EggNog:ENOG410PNTH;~InterPro:IPR000719,IPR011009;~PFAM:PF07714,PF00069;~SMCOG1030:serine/threonine protein kinase;~antiSMASH:Cluster_1.7;~go_function: GO:0004672 - protein kinase activity [Evidence IEA];~go_function: GO:0005524 - ATP binding [Evidence IEA];~go_process: GO:0006468 - protein phosphorylation [Evidence IEA]), translating to MNQPDLREYREYCPPEVKRVIASGGSAWIGEVDETTVLKYPLALGDTDVSRLDTERRLLEIVGHHEHIIRVKGFTDNGLYLERAINGNLDDYYLRPAHPHPPPSLEQRLNWCQEIAEAVAWVHSRGVIHCDIQPRNILLDEGLRTKLADFQGKHLSENGSVLLDGWSGEPCRFYCPRRDPFDADVQTDLFALGCTIYFIMMGHDMFPDIVDGEDAWFERVEHRFASQQFPEDTHACSEITRKCWHKEYDSADDLLLDLEVIREELFGADSC from the coding sequence ATGAACCAGCCTGATTTAAGAGAGTATCGGGAGTACTGTCCTCCTGAAGTCAAGCGTGTGATTGCGTCAGGTGGAAGTGCATGGATAGGAGAAGTTGATGAGACTACAGTCCTGAAGTATCCTCTTGCGCTTGGCGATACGGATGTGAGTCGGCTCGACACAGAGAGACGCCTCCTTGAGATTGTCGGACATCATGAGCATATTATCAGAGTGAAAGGATTCACAGACAACGGCTTATATCTGGAGCGTGCGATCAACGGGAACCTAGATGACTACTATCTCAGACcagcacatccacatccacctccatccctcGAGCAGAGGCTAAATTGGTGCCAAGAAATAGCCGAAGCAGTTGCATGGGTTCACAGTAGGGGAGTTATCCATTGTGATATACAGCCCAGAAATATCCTTCTGGATGAAGGGTTACGCACGAAGCTAGCTGACTTCCAAGGGAAGCATCTGTCAGAGAATGGCAGCGTGCTTCTTGATGGGTGGAGCGGAGAGCCTTGCAGGTTTTATTGCCCTCGTCGCGACCCCTTTGACGCGGATGTGCAAACAGATCTCTTTGCCCTGGGATGCactatctattttattatgatGGGGCATGACATGTTTCCTGACATcgttgatggagaagatgcgtGGTTTGAAAGAGTCGAGCATAGGTTTGCATCGCAGCAATTCCCAGAGGATACGCATGCTTGCAGTGAAATCACTCGCAAATGCTGGCACAAGGAGTACGACTCTGCCGATGATTTGCTTCTGGATTTGGAGGTTATCCGAGAGGAATTATTCGGCGCTGACAGTTGTTGA
- a CDS encoding putative dipeptidase (COG:O;~EggNog:ENOG410PG7J;~InterPro:IPR008257,IPR032466;~MEROPS:MER0001260;~PFAM:PF01244;~antiSMASH:Cluster_1.7;~go_function: GO:0070573 - metallodipeptidase activity [Evidence IEA];~go_process: GO:0006508 - proteolysis [Evidence IEA]), which produces MDSKLDLESSRGYATSAAKPKPHSSLARNMGRVLLTFVLACFLVTLTNARRCTHPQPAQSRVDKILSETPLIDGHDDLPIFIREIFGNHIYSDDFKIPFTEGNLLGHVDLPRLAEGKVGGTFWSVFVECPKNWSDFSDATYATSVRQTIEQVDVMLRLQQAYPDVFSEPPNGTTALQAFKEGKIISPLGMEGLHSIGNSLAHLRNFYDRGVAYATLTHNCHNRYADAALVEIPGGIKKADPVWHGVSEAGKDLVFEMNRLGMIVDLSHVSVDTMRDVLGAGKDDWAGSRAPVMFSHSSAYAVCPHPRNVPDDVLELVKKRNSIVMVNFSPDFISCTASDDPNDLPELDPENATLEHVVDHIMYIGNLIGFDHVGMGSDFDGIPTVPRGLEDVSKYPDLIAELLKRGVSDEDASKIAGGNLLRVWRDVDQVALQMQAEGALPVEDELS; this is translated from the exons ATGGATTCCAAACTAGATCTGGAGTCGTCGCGCGGCTACGCAACCTCAGCTGCGAAGCCAAAACCTCACTCTTCTCTGGCGCGCAACATGGGACGCGTGCTTCTGACCTTTGTTCTTGCGTGCTTTTTGGTCACTTTGACCAATGCGCGCCGATGCACTCACCCACAACCCGCACAGTCGCGAGTGGACAAAATTCTGTCGGAGACCCCGTTGATAG ACGGCCATGATGATCTacccatcttcatccgcgAAATTTTCGGAAATCATATCTACAGCGATGATTTCAAAATCCCTTTCACCGAGGGCAATTTGCTGGGGCATGTCGATCTGCCACGCCTCGCTGAGGGCAAAGTAGGCGGCACTTTCTGGAGTGTCTTTGTGGAGTGTCCGAAGAATTGGAGCGATTTCTCCGACGCAACCTATGCAACGA GTGTCCGCCAGACTATCGAACAGGTAGATGTCATGTTGCGCCTGCAACAAGCCTACCCCGATGTCTTTTCTGAGCCACCCAATGGGACGACTGCCCTTCAAGCCttcaaggaaggaaagatcATTTCCCCGCTTGGGATGGAAGGCCTTCATTCGATCGGAAATTCCCTAGCTCACTTGCGAAACTTCTATGATCGCGGCGTGGCATATGCAACTCTCACTCATAACTGCCACAATCGCTATGCTGATGCAGCGCTTGTCGAAATACCCGGCGGCATCAAGAAGGCAGACCCGGTCTGGCATGGAGTGAGCGAGGCCGGTAAGGATCTTGTCTTCGAGATGAACAGGCTTGGCATGATAGTCGACTTGTCTCACGTTAGTGTGGATACTATGCGGGACGTCTTAGGCGCTGGAAAAGATGATTGGGCTGGTAGCCGCGCTCCTGTGATGTTCAGTCACAGCTCCGCGTACGCGGTCTGCCCCCATCCCCGCAACGTCCCGGACGATGTTCTGGAGCTGGTCAAAAAGCGTAACTCGATTGTGATGGTCAACTTCTCCCCAGACTTTATTTCGTGTACTGCTTCCGACGATCCGAACGACCTGCCTGAGCTTGATCCAGAGAATGCAACTCTGGAGCACGTAGTGGACCACATAATGTACATTGGAAACCTGATTGGATTCGATCATGTTGGAATGGGAAGCGATTTTGACGGTATCCCTACTGTTCCGCGTGGACTCGAGGACGTGTCCAAATATCCGGACCTGATCGCTGAGCTGCTGAAACGCGGAGTTAGTGACGAGGATGCAAGCAAAATTGCTGGTGGGAACTTGCTGCGGGTGTGGAGAGATGTTGATCAGGTTGCCCTCCAGATGCAGGCTGAGGGTGCGCTTCCGGTTGAGGATGAGTTGTCCTGA
- a CDS encoding uncharacterized protein (antiSMASH:Cluster_1.7) has protein sequence MAISRFSLRKRLVREARIMRTPMSGQLILNRKRTLSLHLEGNLINISPHPQQVPTSNFACILVTNSAFQQLSDQVRIFGHVLESTRNSRDTVKIASHSNMIESNQVSNVHYVVHYVLQSCILWIKLRQVVRIVGSSTRNKVWGEVDHHNRVTLFDQLQNIVRDVAGMGADRVRGAVTEHHRSAATSPIIFSSA, from the coding sequence ATGGCTATTTCCCGGTTTTCTCTACGTAAAAGACTAGTCCGAGAGGCCCGCATTATGCGCACACCCATGTCAGGACAACTCATCCTCAACCGGAAGCGCACCCTCAGCCTGCATCTGGAGGGCAACCTGATCAACATCTCTCCACACCCGCAGCAAGTTCCCACCAGCAATTTTGCTTGCATCCTCGTCACTAACTCCGCGTTTCAGCAGCTCAGCGATCAGGTCCGGATATTTGGACACGTCCTCGAGTCCACGCGGAACAGTAGGGATACCGTCAAAATCGCTTCCCATTCCAACATGATCGAATCCAATCAGGTTTCCAATGTACATTATGTGGTCCACTACGTGCTCCAGAGTTGCATTCTCTGGATCAAGCTCAGGCAGGTCGTTCGGATCGTCGGAAGCAGTACACGAAATAAAGTCTGGGGAGAAGTTGACCATCACAATCGAGTTACGCTTTTTGACCAGCTCCAGAACATCGTCCGGGACGTTGCGGGGATGGGGGCAGACCGCGTACGCGGAGCTGTGACTGAACATCACAGGAGCGCGGCTACCAGCCCAATCATCTTTTCCAGCGCCTAA